In Strigops habroptila isolate Jane chromosome 4, bStrHab1.2.pri, whole genome shotgun sequence, a single genomic region encodes these proteins:
- the ZFYVE26 gene encoding zinc finger FYVE domain-containing protein 26 isoform X3, which translates to MHSFGNEEAVSLEQLFGFFCECVRHGDWELAQACVLQLSQWHGDGPEKVEAILQALVACPMGVRWEQNSSPWRTAWLWLLVLEKWLARNQKTVPVVLQRETEFLLFLEELQKDVSEEVLKELFEAFGCTQTKHITDGKRRDGSSHRFSLDVVSALRKLLLQAPQRAKALLEFFQEEGGTHSSSLQQYCSLQNIFVEFLHDSLKSLQRLQCSSEMSAELDQRELVDTIYAALSIVTFDVEQQADEVRHLFVELLDVCWVEGSPLREEKLLSCMLRKQSHGLLSLYSSVLIERTREKFLVSKSMQKGSSEQLDTERAVMSLFSDPEETSWKTAYFYCLSSSKHFLEQILVTALTLLKREDYSGLNSLLRREFNSLSRLLVLLGWTHCQSVESAKTLLWTLHKTRDLCNDLVLKDFCDGLWAQVEVLEWCIQQNSITIPRKVLLQHLHSLDCHTAVYSLHHLTNLLALKEDDVIELLQKVPARDQQMQVATFPSTLSQQRNLALFRAFCAMKYAVYALCVNSHKHSKCKDCVRSHLGDIPEDETSGEPADCSSVFPQYLAKCQQFLRSVPAPLRLEVLENIFSLLFVSYSDLHTEALLPEDYAEDEDLDKKSTTVSVEGSASRHSSTSESPQRLIEAEKKSERRLLAAQTVHMDPQDLHDLMLAGQSCETSRLNYLDLKHFTSGVTGFLADDVAMDAFLTLLLNHLEEIQSSLPWDSSNVPHEELELVECLNLSANRDAFGSHVLQFSKYLSEAHWRYKVVMSNRSAEHQLATSRRYCSLIRCSSFKKRSRSQRYKTDGKEGTSSPSLESTSSELSTSTSEGSTSNVSGLSDLESRARPQQQNPLIPMMLSPPESLLVSCVLRGNFVEAHQVALMFNLDTSPCYGELVFMERYQEAVQEMARVEQNIDNQASDGTGGIRKSGSGRSTLQAIGNAAAAGMVFYSISDVTDKLLATSGSLAPTLQENFWINNIQLEHTDPLREVLEDLSPSAMAAFDLACTQCRLWKTCKQLLETTERRLYNSLETRGHHPDFVSLYSEGVKGFPAVLQQISKILNYSCTSQGQSKPEVSDEKIGSHFRCSIVNLLQACYPALTEESITNEIVLSQNLDQILKALTHVERSVDSKGSLLGTLVEQASLKSAELEKHLVWNQSQLLLRTLDQHVQITPESNTQTNFVKSFFDYITRLAAVVLQSLNTELDTSAEVKVGNPFILLQQSPSQLLSQLVFEKQVHPDRVSSLLAKKELNLNVQQVIVNCCCEPLSLCSARQNSQVKSLLTNINNLAHQCACHCLPDVEIPILNSAVTSEDISTQASSPVNDLSPHTLTASSLDFLKSQSKLMATVACLSASNIQKIPKSSLSWMEFRGKREVPLGLEQISRECETLLKEFPILERFLLTMFEPLQNRQEEGSSLATVFSGKTYISLVLLGLHSNTAVKVLMGVFQQALAAKNWDRALKVLDRYSQDMEELVNVKDAVLSCATAEDKDGWQYLFPVKNATLRSRLALRYLDKWPLDACLEILAYCISDLGIADELKASLQSRKKELQVYEKILNVQNEPLWNDWQELKKACTDDPQAVMNIILKAKDYELCEEWGHLYPVPREDLISLHREHLLHLLEMGEMEKALQLLQRIEDPGICLAISEQSLDQHPNLAGSHFLADYLTAHFYADLTAARRNEIQALYMGSKVLLTLPELSRVNYFHLSSRPLLMLEQLLMNMKVDWVAVAVQTLHQLLAGQEIGFTVEDIDNLLSKYAEKALNFPFALKEKRSGVTIPASPRDRILQQNLCPQEFVPPEKPPPKQQWIPDDTETICMVCKTERFTMFNRRHHCRRCGRLVCSSCSTKKMAVEACRENLSRVCDQCYSYYNREHLPGLVKDTNIRKEDQDQVEVVRIPKATELEWIFSLNEEENEIVRSEFYYDQAPSSSLCIAILSLHSDSIVCGHQLIEHCCKLSQGLTNPEVDAGLLMDIMKQLLFSAKMMFVKAGRNQDLALCDSYISKVDVLNILVAAAYHPIPSLDQILLPAAVTRLRNQLLEAEYYELAIEVSTKSGLDPGGAWHAWGMACLKAGNLSSAREKFNRCLKPPMDLNQLNHGSRLVQDVIQYLESTVKPILIADDDYFATLRELEATLRTRSLSLEMICEGKIQHNSYYQECLFYLHSYGTNLAIISFYMRHDCMREALLHLLNKESPSEVFIEGIFIPSYESGKLHMLENLLETIDPGLESWGVYLIAACKYLQRKNYYHILYELQQFMKDHVRAAMTCIRFFTHGAKSYTELGGKQTWLLKIKDHLKVYLQEVSRNSGRKKMAFTFRKKMSATDVSRHINTVDLQMEVTKFLHRCESSGTSQMTGSSLPTLFGNNNMKMDVACKVMLEGKNIEEGFGIAFRVLQDFQLEATEVYSKVAKQLVKQQKYSEIRQLLKCVNESGVAAKNDGDNIILNCLNEFKNIPAEDLDNLIQDMDSDENKIQAYVMCNKLRSAYLVSVRQEKTRAVQLVQHVRQLAESSRDDVVKAICTQWLLAHQPKTRNRLPQGTRK; encoded by the exons ATGCACTCTTTTGGAAATGAAGAAGCAGTGTCTCTGGAGCAGCTCTTTGGGTTCTTCTGCGAGTGTGTACGGCATGGGGACTGGGAGCTTGCGCAGgcctgtgtgctgcagctgagccagTGGCACGGGGATGGCCCCGAGAAGGTGGAAGCAATTCTTCAGGCTCTGGTAGCTTGTCCCATGGGAGTAAG ATGGGAACAGAATTCTAGCCCGTGGAGAACTGCATGGCTTTGGCTTCTTGTGCTGGAAAAATGGCTTGCCAGGAATCAG AAAACTGTTCCAGTTGTTCTTCAGAGggaaactgaatttttattgttcttggaAGAACTACAGAAAGATGTTTCTGAGGAAGTCCTAAAG GAACTGTTTGAAGCATTTGGGTGCACCCAGACCAAGCACATCACAGACGGGAAAAGAAGAGATGGCTCTTCTCACAGATTCAGTTTGGATGTTGTTTCAGCTCTCCGGAAGCTTTTGCTGCAGGCTCCCCAGAGGGCTAAAGCCCTGCTGGAGTTCTTTCAGGAGGAAGGAGGCACACACAGCTCCTCGCTCCAGCAATATTGCTCTCTACAAAACATCTTTGTTGAGTTTCTTCATGACTCCTTGAAATCTCTGCAGAGGCTTCAGTGCAGTTCTGAAATGTCAGCAGAACTGGATCAAAGAGAACTAGTAGATACAATTTATGCTGCTCTTAGTATAGTGACTTTTGATGTGGAGCAACAGGCAGATGAAGTACGACACCTATTCGTGGAGCTCTTGGATGTATGCTGGGTTGAGGGAAGCCCGCTGAGGGAGGAGAAGCTACTAAGCTGTATGCTGAGGAAACAGAGCCATGGCCTGTTAAGCCTATATAGCAGTGTTCTCAtagaaagaacaagagaaaaatttttGGTGTCAAAGTCAATGCAAAAAG GTTCATCTGAGCAGCTGGACACAGAGCGAGCCGTGATGAGTTTGTTCTCAGATCCGGAAGAGACTTCTTGGAAGACAGCCTATTTCTACTGcttgagcagcagcaagcactTTCTGGAACAGATTCTG gTGACTGCATTAACTTTGCTGAAGAGAGAAGACTACTCAGGCCTGAACAGCTTATTGAGGAGAGAATTCAACTCCCTTAGTCGCCTCTTGGTATTGCTGGGATGGACACATTGTCAAAGCGTGGAGTCAGCAAAAACATTGCTGTGGACTCTTCACAAAACTCGG GATCTGTGCAATGATTTGGTACTGAAAGACTTCTGTGATGGGCTGTGGGCCCAGGTGGAAGTTCTTGAATGGTGCATACAGCAAAACAG TATTACTATCCCAAGGAAGGTTCTTTTGCAACACTTGCACAGTCTAGATTGTCACACTGCAGTGTACTCTCTTCATCATCTCACTAATCTTCTGGCACTGAAGGAAGATGATGTTATTGAGCTTCTTCAAAAAGTTCCTGCTAGAGACCAACAGATGCAGG TGGCAACATTCCCTAGCACCCTGAGTCAGCAGCGCAATCTGGCACTCTTTCGAGCATTTTGTGCCATGAAGTATGCTGTTTATGCTCTCTGTGTGAATTCACATAAGCATTCCAAGTGCAAAGATTGTGTACGCAGCCATCTTGGTGATATCCCTGAGGATGAAACTTCTGGAGAACCAGCAG ATTGCTCTTCAGTATTTCCTCAGTACCTTGCGAAGTGTCAGCAGTTCTTAAGGAGCGTTCCTGCTCCTCTGCGCCTGGAGGTTTTGGAGAACATCTTCtccttgctttttgtttcctacaGTGACCTGCACACTGAGGCTCTTTTACCTGAGGACTATGCAGAAGATGAGGATCTTGACAAAAAGAGTACTACTGTGAGTGTAGAAGGCAGTGCTAGTCGACATTCTTCTACCTCAGAAAGTCCACAGCGCCTAATAGAGGCTGAAAAGAAGTCAGAGAGGCGTCTGCTGGCTGCTCAGACAGTTCACATGGACCCCCAAGATCTTCATGACTTGATGTTAGCTGGACAAAGCTGTGAAACCTCTAGGCTGAACTACCTGGATCTGAAACACTTCACCAGTGGTGTAACTGGATTTTTAGCGGATGATGTAGCCATGGATGCGTTCCTCACATTGCTTCTCAACCATCTGGAAGAAATTCAGAGTTCTCTCCCATGGGACTCTAGTAATGTACCTCATGAAGAGCTGGAGCTTGTAGAGTGCTTGAATCTTTCTGCAAACAGAGATGCCTTTGGAAGTCACGtgttacagttttccaaataTCTTTCTGAAGCTCACTGGCGATACAAGGTGGTGATGAGTAACAGAAGTGCAG AACATCAGCTTGCAACTTCCAGGAGATACTGCTCTTTAATCAGGTGCTCCAGCTTTAAGAAACGAAGTAGATCTCAAAGGTACAAGACAG aTGGGAAAGAGGGAACTTCCAGTCCATCATTAGAAAGTACAAGTAGTGAGCTAAGCACCAGTACTTCAG AGGGAAGCACCAGTAATGTGTCTGGCTTGAGTGATTTGGAAAGCAGGGCGAgaccacagcagcaaaacccccTCATTCCTATGATGCTTTCCCCACCAGAATCACTGTTAGTGTCTTGTGTTTTGAGGGGAAATTTCGTAGAAGCCCATCAG GTGGCTTTGATGTTTAATCTGGATACTTCACCTTGCTACGGTGAATTGGTTTTCATGGAGCGCTACCAAGAGGCGGTACAAGAAATGGCAAGAGTGGAGCAAAATATTGATAATCAAGCATCGGATGGCACTGGAGGCATCAGGAAATCTGGCAGTGGTCGTTCGACACTGCAAGCTATTGggaatgcagcagcagctg GTATGGTATTTTATTCCATCTCGGATGTTACTGATAAATTGCTTGCAACTTCTGGAAGTCTTGCCCCTACTCTCCAAGAAAACTTCTGGATAAACAATATCCAGCTGGAGCATACTGATCCTCTGCGGGAAGTGCTGGAAGACCTCAGTCCTTCAGCAATGGCAGCATTTGACCTGGCTTGTACTCAGTGCCGTCTTTGGAAGACGTGCAAACAGCTTTtggaaacaacagaaagaagaCTGTACAACAGCCTTGAAACTCGGG GCCACCATCCTGactttgtttcactgtactCTGAAGGTGTAAAGGGTTTCCCAGCAGTTCTCCAGCAAATAAGTAAAATTCTCAACTATTCCTGCACATCTCAAGGGCAATCCAAGCCAG AGGTCTCAGATGAGAAAATAGGGAGTCATTTTCGATGCAGTATTGTAAACCTTCTGCAAGCTTGCTACCCTGCCTTGACTGAAGAAAGTATTACTAATGAAATTGTTTTATCACAAAATCTGGATCAAATCCTAAAAGCACTGACACATGTTGAACGTTCTGTGG ACTCTAAAGGCAGCTTGCTTGGCACCTTGGTGGAGCAGGCCTCTCTCAAATCTGCGGAGCTAGAGAAGCACCTGGTTTGGAATCAgtcacagctcctgctgagaACTCTTGACCAACATGTCCAAATCACGCCAGAGAGCAACACGCAGACAAACTTTGTGAAGTCCTTCTTTGACTACATCACTAGACTGGCTGCTGTTGTATTACAAAGCCTGAATACAGAGCTAG atacatCTGCAGAAGTGAAAGTGGGGAACCCTTTCATACTGTTACAGCAGAGTCCATCTCAGCTGCTCTCCCAGCTTGTGTTTGAGAAACAGGTTCATCCTGACAG GGTTTCCTCTCTCTTGGCTAAAAAAGAGTTGAACTTGAATGTGCAGCAAGTTATTGTTAACTGTTGCTGTGAACCACTGTCATTGTGCAGTGCAAGGCAAAACAGCCAGGTGAAGTCTCTTCTGACAAACATCAACAACTTAGCACACCAGTGTGCCTGCCACTGCCTGCCAGATGTTGAAATACCTATTCTCAATTCTGCAGTGACCTCTGAGGATATCTCTACTCAGGCCTCATCCCCTGTAAATGACCTGAGCCCGCACACACTCACTGCCTCCTCCCTAGACTTCCTAAAGTCTCAGTCAAAGCTGATGGCCACAGTGGCATGTCTGAGTGCATCTAATATACAGAAAATTCCCAAATCGAGTTTATCTTGGATGGAATTTCGGGGCAAACGGGAGGTGCCCTTAGGTTTGGAGCAGATTTCCAGGGAGTGTGAGACATTGTTGAAGGAGTTTCCAATATTGGAACGATTTCTTCTTACTATGTTTGAGCCACTTCAGAATCGGCAAGAGGAAGGTAGCAGTTTGGCTACTGTCTTCTCTGGCAAGACATACATATCTCTGGTTCTCCTAGGATTGCATTCCAACACAGCTGTTAAGGTATTAATGGGAGTCTTTCAACAAGCTCTTGCTGCAAAGAATTGGGACAGAGCTCTGAAGGTCTTAGATCGGTACAGTCAGGACATGGAGGAGCTGGTCAATGTGAAGgatgctgtgctgagctgtgcaacTGCTGAAG ATAAGGATGGTTGGCAATACTTGTTCCCAGTAAAAAATGCAACATTGAGAAGTAGGTTGGCTCTGCGCTATCTGGACAAATGGCCCCTTGATGCCTGTTTGGAAATCCTAGCTTACTGCATTTCTGATTTGGGCATAGCTGATGAACTGAAAGCCAgtctgcagagcaggaagaaagaactTCAGGTTTATGAAAAG ATTCTGAATGTGCAAAATGAACCATTGTGGAATGACTGGCAGGAGCTGAAAAAAGCCTGCACTGATGACCCCCAGGCCGTCATGAATATAATTCTAAAGGCAAAG gATTATGAGTTGTGTGAGGAATGGGGGCACTTGTATCCTGTCCCAAGAGAAGATTTGATCAGCCTTCACCGGGAGCATCTTCTTCACTTACTGGAGATGGGAGAGATGGAAAAAGCATTGCAG cTTTTACAAAGAATTGAAGACCCTGGCATTTGCCTTGCCATCAGTGAACAGTCCCTTGACCAGCATCCGAACTTGGCAGGCTCTCACTTCTTGGCTGATTACCTCACAGCTCACTTCTACGCAGATCTGACAGCAGCACGCCGTAATGAAATCCAGGCACTCTATATGGGATCAAAG GTGCTGCTGACTCTGCCTGAGCTTTCCCGTGTTAACTACTTCCACCTCTCCTCCAGGCCACTGCTCATGCTGGAACAGCTCCTCATGAATATGAAGGTGGACTGGGTAGCTGTCGCTGTGCAGACACTGCACCAGCTCTTAGCTGGACAGGAAATTGGTTTTACTGTAGAAGACATTGACAATTTGCTCTCCAAGTATGCAGAAAAAGCTCTCAACTTCCcttttgcattaaaagaaaagagatcaG GTGTCACCATACCTGCAAGTCCCAGAGACAGAATTCTGCAGCAGAATTTGTGCCCTCAAGAATTTGTGCCTCCTGAGAAGCCACCACCAAAGCAGCAATGGATACCTGATGACACTGAAACGATATGTATGGTTTGCAAAACTGAACGTTTCACTATG TTTAACAGGCGCCATCACTGCAGGCGCTGTGGCAGGCTGGTGTGCAGCTCTTGCTCCACCAAGAAAATGGCAGTAGAAGCTTGCAGAGAAAATCTGTCTCGTGTATGTGATCAGTGCTATAGCTACTACAACAGAGAACATCTGCCTGGCTTGGTAAAAGACACAAACAT cagaaaagaagatCAGGACCAAGTGGAAG TGGTGCGAATACCCAAAGCTACTGAGCTTGAATGGATTTTTTCCCTGAATGAAGAGGAGAATGAAATTGTACGCAGTGAATTTTATTATGATCAG GCTCCCAGCTCTTCCTTGTGTATTGCCATCCTTAGCCTGCACAGTGACAGCATAGTTTGTGGCCACCAGCTGATAGAGCACTGCTGCAAATTGTCCCAAGGGCTCACTAATCCGGAGGTGGATGCTGGTCTGCTTATGGACATCATGAAACAATTGCTTTTCAGTGCCAAAATGATGTTTGTAAAAGCTGGAAGGAACCAGGACCTAGCTCTTTGTGACAG CTACATCAGCAAAGTGGATGTGTTGAATATTTTGGTTGCTGCTGCCTACCATCCAATACCATCTTTGGATCAGAttcttctccctgcagcagtAACAAGATTAAGGAATCAGCTTCTGGAAGCAGAGTACTATGAACTAGCTATCGAG gTATCTACAAAATCTGGGTTGGATCCAGGTGGAGCATGGCATGCCTGGGGCATGGCTTGCCTTAAAGCTGGAAATTTAAGTTCAGCCAGAGAGAAGTTTAACCGATGTTTAAAACCACCTATGGATCTAAACCAGCTGAACCATGGTTCAAGGCTGGTCCAGGACGTGATACAGTACCTGGAGTCCACAGTGAAGCCCATACTCATTGCA GATGATGATTACTTTGCCACATTGAGGGAACTTGAAGCAACACTGAGAACGAGAAGTCTGTCTCTGGAGATGATATGTGAGGGGAAGATTCAGCACAACAGCTACTATCAAGAGTGCTTGTTCTATTTACACAGTTACGGCACTAATCTGGCGATAATAAGCTTTTACATGAGGCATGACTGTATGAGAGAAGCACTGCTTCACTTGTTAAATAAG GAATCCCCATCAGAAGTGTTCATTGAAGGGATCTTCATTCCAAGTTATGAAAGTGGAAAACTCCATATGTTGGAGAACTTGCTGGAAACCATTGATCCAGGACTGGAGAGCTGGGGAGTCTACTTGATTGCAGCCTGCAAATACTTGCAGAGAAAGAACTACTACCATATTCTGTATGAGCTGCAACAGTTCATGAAG GATCACGTTCGTGCTGCCATGACCTGCATTAGATTTTTCACTCATGGAGCAAAGTCTTACACTGAACTGGGAGGCAAACAGACATGGCTTCTAAAGATCAAGGACCATCTCAAAGTCTATCTGCAGGAGGTCTCAAGAaattcaggaaggaaaaaaatggcattCACTTTTCGGAAGAAAATGTCTGCTACAGATGTGTCAAG GCACATCAATACAGTTGATCTGCAGATGGAAGTAACAAAGTTCCTGCATCGATGTGAGAGCTCAGGAACCTCTCAAATGACAGGTTCCTCCTTGCCCACACTCTTTGGAAACAATAACATGAAAATGGATGTTGCTTGCAAG GTCATGTTGGAAGGCAAAAACATTGAGGAAGGTTTTGGAATTGCATTTAGAGTCCTTCAG